In the Malaclemys terrapin pileata isolate rMalTer1 chromosome 12, rMalTer1.hap1, whole genome shotgun sequence genome, one interval contains:
- the LOC128846802 gene encoding olfactory receptor 6C74-like, producing MAGLEKGNHTLITEFLLVGFETFPKLQITLFVVFFVIYLATIAGNLLLILTVWTDHHLHTPMYFFLSNLSFLETGYVSNIIPRLLVSLVTGDKMISLSGCFLQLFVFSFLGATECFLLTGMSYDRYLAICDPLHYASNMSSRFSFLLAFASWALGFVAPSFTVIMASLLPFCGPHEINHFFCDLTAVLKLPCTDTSLIEIAALISASTISMIPFVLTITSYVYVILTILRIPSTTGRKKAFSTCSSHLIVVSMFYGALIIMYVAPSGNQSLDFNKVFSLLYTVVTPMFNPIVYSLRNQEVKDALRRAIGKMWPSTKM from the coding sequence ATGGCTGGACTAGAGAAAGGAAACCATACACTCATTACAGAGTTCCTGCTTGTAGGATTTGAGACTTTTCCCAAGCTGCAGATAACCCTCTTTGTGGTGTTCTTTGTCATCTACCTAGCAACCATTGCTGGGAACCTTCTCCTCATTCTGACCGTGTGGACTGATCACCACCTacacacccccatgtatttcttcctcagcAATTTATCCTTCCTGGAAACTGGCTATGTCTCCAATATCATCCCCAGGCTGCTGGTGAGTCTTGTGACAGGTGACAAGATGATTTCTCTCTCAGGCTGTTTCCTTCAGTTGTTTGTTTTTAGCTTTCTGGGTGCTACTGAGTGTTTCCTCCTGACTGGGATGTCCTATGACCGGTACTTGGCAATATGTGATCCACTGCATTATGCAAGTAATATGAGCTCCAGGTTTTCCTTTCTGCTGGCCTTTGCTTCTTGGGCATTAGGCTTTGTGGCTCCTTCCTTCACAGTAATTATGGCATCCCTGTTGCCCTTCTGCGGTCCTCATGAGATCAACCACTTTTTCTGTGATTTAACAGCTGTGTTGAAGCTTCCATGTACTGATACTAGCCTGATAGAGATAGCAGCTCTAATCTCTGCCTCTACTATATCAATGATCCCATTTGTCCTGACCATCACGTCCTACGTCTATGTCATCCTgaccatcctgagaatcccatCCACCACTGGCAggaaaaaggccttttccacctgttcctctcacctcattgtggttTCAATGTTCTATGGGGCTCTGATCATCATGTATGTGGCACCATCAGGAAATCAGTCTCTGGACTTCAACAAGGTGTTCTCCCTCCTCTACACGGTGGTGACTCCCATGTTCAACCCCAttgtctacagcctgaggaaccaGGAGGTAAAAGATGCCTTGAGGAGAGCTATCGGTAAAATGTGGCCTTCCACCAAAATGTAA